In a genomic window of Roseiflexus castenholzii DSM 13941:
- a CDS encoding HEPN domain-containing protein, whose product MPNRSQDWFKQAERDLEQAIDSQRAGRHEWACFAAHQSAEKAVKALHLAHRQEAWGHVVARLLADLPLNVPPDLIDKGRVLDNFYIPTRYPNGHSAGAPYEHYGVLQSEQAIAYAREIVEFVRHEMA is encoded by the coding sequence ATGCCGAATCGCTCACAGGACTGGTTCAAACAGGCGGAACGCGACCTGGAGCAGGCGATTGACTCGCAGCGCGCCGGAAGGCACGAATGGGCTTGCTTCGCTGCGCATCAGTCGGCAGAAAAAGCCGTCAAAGCGCTGCATCTCGCGCACCGGCAGGAAGCCTGGGGACACGTCGTGGCCCGTTTGCTCGCCGATCTGCCGCTGAATGTTCCGCCCGATCTGATTGACAAAGGGCGCGTGCTGGACAACTTCTACATCCCGACTCGTTATCCCAATGGACATTCGGCGGGCGCGCCCTATGAGCATTACGGCGTTCTTCAGAGTGAACAGGCAATTGCGTATGCGCGCGAGATCGTTGAATTCGTCCGTCATGAAATGGCCTGA
- a CDS encoding protoglobin domain-containing protein — protein sequence MSVDRLSWQIKNEATLGELVQLMNLSADEAAILKSLQDKAHQQAPAMREDFYERLLSHPQTAEYFSNVNMNHMYSMLQNWFVELFCGVYDEAYARRRIKIGDTHVRIGLPVRYPLAMLDVAMAHAETVARAHAQPDAAATAVRKVLALDVAVFNQAYEDRQIQALAEMVGNERLARRLLSGEA from the coding sequence ATGTCTGTTGACCGATTGAGCTGGCAGATCAAGAACGAAGCAACACTGGGTGAGCTGGTGCAGCTCATGAATCTCAGCGCGGATGAAGCAGCCATTCTCAAATCATTGCAGGACAAAGCGCACCAACAGGCGCCGGCGATGCGCGAGGATTTCTATGAGCGGTTGCTTTCCCATCCGCAAACGGCCGAGTATTTCAGCAATGTGAATATGAACCACATGTACTCCATGTTGCAGAACTGGTTCGTTGAACTGTTCTGCGGCGTGTACGACGAAGCCTACGCCCGGCGTCGCATCAAGATCGGCGACACGCACGTGCGGATCGGTCTGCCGGTGCGCTATCCGCTTGCCATGCTCGACGTTGCGATGGCGCACGCCGAAACGGTTGCGCGCGCGCACGCGCAACCCGATGCGGCTGCTACGGCAGTGCGCAAAGTGCTGGCGCTTGATGTCGCCGTGTTCAACCAGGCATACGAGGATCGCCAGATCCAGGCGCTTGCAGAGATGGTCGGCAACGAACGACTAGCGCGTCGGTTGCTGTCAGGCGAAGCATAA
- a CDS encoding MogA/MoaB family molybdenum cofactor biosynthesis protein codes for MSHSEHEKIARSAVASVNCGILTISDTRTPETDTGGAIIRAGLEGAGHTVLRYMVVKDEPAQIVDIVRDFAAAGCQVIITSGGTGIARRDSTFEAIDALLEKRMPGFGEIFRMLSYQDIGPAAMLSRATAGVFQRSLIFCLPGSPAAVRLGMEKLILPELAHLVWETIR; via the coding sequence ATGAGCCATTCAGAACACGAAAAGATCGCCCGCTCCGCCGTTGCGTCGGTGAACTGCGGCATTCTCACCATCAGCGACACGCGCACCCCGGAGACCGATACAGGCGGCGCGATCATCCGCGCCGGTCTCGAAGGCGCCGGGCATACCGTATTGCGCTATATGGTCGTCAAAGACGAACCGGCGCAGATTGTGGACATTGTGCGCGACTTTGCCGCCGCCGGGTGTCAGGTGATCATCACGAGCGGCGGCACCGGCATCGCGCGGCGCGACAGCACATTCGAGGCGATCGATGCGCTGCTCGAAAAACGCATGCCCGGCTTCGGCGAGATCTTTCGCATGCTCTCATACCAGGATATCGGTCCGGCAGCCATGCTCTCGCGCGCCACGGCTGGGGTCTTTCAACGGTCGCTCATCTTTTGCCTGCCCGGTTCGCCGGCCGCCGTGCGCCTGGGGATGGAAAAACTCATTCTGCCGGAACTGGCGCATCTGGTGTGGGAAACGATACGCTGA
- a CDS encoding roadblock/LC7 domain-containing protein, translating into MAVIDQLMTNTGTDVVGAAAVGLDGISFASRMSADVSNERVAAVAATIMGVTRRVGGELKIGLAEEIIIKANKGLFMVLPAGDQSLLAVNLRQDANLGLVRLEARDAARAIGQIV; encoded by the coding sequence ATGGCAGTCATCGACCAACTCATGACGAACACCGGAACCGACGTGGTCGGCGCTGCGGCTGTGGGCCTCGATGGTATCTCATTCGCATCGCGCATGTCGGCGGATGTCAGCAATGAGCGTGTGGCGGCAGTGGCGGCGACCATCATGGGTGTCACGCGGCGTGTTGGCGGCGAACTGAAAATTGGACTGGCTGAAGAGATCATCATCAAAGCCAACAAAGGTCTCTTCATGGTATTGCCGGCCGGCGATCAAAGCCTGCTGGCAGTCAACCTGCGGCAGGACGCCAACCTCGGTCTGGTTCGTCTCGAAGCGCGCGATGCCGCCAGAGCAATCGGGCAGATCGTCTAA
- a CDS encoding nucleotidyltransferase domain-containing protein, translating into MKWPDAQTVERALREWAQALAEQHSSVVRVGYIGSYARGDWGVGSDVDVVLIIAQSDLPFEQRAAAWDTTSLPVPVDLLVYTLDEWQNLPRDSRFAQVVEREARWVWER; encoded by the coding sequence ATGAAATGGCCTGACGCGCAGACGGTTGAGCGCGCACTGCGAGAATGGGCGCAGGCGCTGGCTGAACAGCATTCGAGTGTGGTGCGCGTCGGGTACATCGGTTCCTACGCCAGGGGCGATTGGGGAGTCGGCAGCGACGTAGACGTGGTGCTGATTATCGCGCAGTCTGACCTCCCCTTCGAGCAGCGCGCCGCTGCGTGGGACACAACTTCGCTTCCTGTTCCTGTCGATCTGCTGGTCTACACCCTCGACGAATGGCAGAATCTTCCGCGTGATAGTCGCTTTGCGCAGGTTGTGGAACGTGAGGCGCGGTGGGTGTGGGAACGTTGA
- a CDS encoding MDR/zinc-dependent alcohol dehydrogenase-like family protein: protein MHALVYDGKLRQVDDYPRPVLRAGEALIRPTLVGICNTDIEITRGYMNFRGVLGHEFVGVVVACEDAAWIGQRVVGEINAACRDCAVCRRGDESHCPNRTTLGIDRRDGAMAELFSLPIACLHRAPDRMPDAVAVFTEPVAAALEMLQQIHLRPTDQVAVVGDGKLGLLCVQAARLPGCDVTLVGRHPERWEFLESMAIHAIHVDELDAAYTARFDVVVDCTGHPHGFRVARRLVRPRGSLVMKSTFAAESECNLTMLVVDEIRLIGSRCGPFAAALRALDGGLIATAPLIAARFPLHDGLRAFAAAAGRLKVLLEV, encoded by the coding sequence ATGCACGCACTTGTGTATGATGGCAAACTGCGTCAGGTCGACGATTATCCCCGACCAGTTCTGCGTGCTGGCGAGGCGCTCATTCGCCCCACGCTGGTTGGCATCTGCAACACCGATATTGAAATCACCCGCGGCTATATGAACTTTCGCGGCGTGCTGGGGCACGAATTCGTTGGCGTTGTCGTCGCTTGTGAGGACGCGGCGTGGATCGGACAGCGTGTGGTCGGCGAAATCAATGCGGCATGCCGCGATTGTGCCGTATGTCGGCGCGGCGACGAGAGCCATTGCCCCAATCGCACCACGCTTGGCATTGATCGGCGGGACGGCGCAATGGCGGAATTGTTCAGCCTGCCGATAGCCTGTCTTCATCGGGCGCCGGATCGTATGCCGGATGCCGTGGCAGTGTTCACCGAACCGGTCGCTGCCGCGCTCGAAATGCTTCAGCAAATTCATCTGCGCCCGACCGATCAGGTTGCGGTGGTTGGTGATGGCAAACTCGGTCTGCTCTGTGTGCAGGCGGCGCGCCTTCCTGGATGCGATGTCACGCTGGTTGGGCGGCATCCAGAGCGTTGGGAGTTTCTGGAGAGCATGGCGATTCACGCCATCCATGTTGACGAATTGGACGCAGCGTATACCGCGCGCTTCGATGTGGTTGTCGATTGCACCGGTCATCCGCACGGATTTCGAGTGGCGCGCCGATTGGTGCGCCCGCGCGGGTCTCTGGTGATGAAGAGCACATTCGCAGCCGAGTCGGAGTGCAACCTGACCATGCTGGTGGTGGACGAGATTCGCCTGATCGGGTCGCGTTGCGGTCCGTTTGCAGCGGCGCTGCGCGCGCTCGACGGCGGGTTGATCGCAACGGCGCCATTGATCGCTGCGCGGTTTCCGCTCCACGATGGCTTGCGCGCATTCGCCGCCGCAGCCGGTCGGTTGAAAGTGTTGCTGGAGGTGTAG
- a CDS encoding GTP-binding protein → MQILKIVITGAYAAGKTQFIRTISDIEPVSTDYSVTLEEERALKRETTVALDFGTIAINDRLSLYLFGTPGQERFDFMWEHLAIGALGYVVMVDSCRPAHFAETQRLMARFAEITDAPFVVAANKQDDEAALPPAYVRRRLGVPPEAPVLPCVARDRESVKRVLLSLLHLIAAQVCD, encoded by the coding sequence ATGCAGATATTGAAGATCGTGATTACCGGGGCGTATGCGGCGGGAAAAACGCAATTCATTCGCACGATCAGCGATATTGAGCCGGTGTCAACTGATTACAGCGTCACATTGGAGGAAGAGCGCGCATTGAAGCGCGAAACGACCGTTGCGCTTGATTTTGGCACGATTGCCATTAATGATCGGTTGAGTCTGTACCTTTTCGGCACTCCAGGGCAGGAACGGTTCGATTTTATGTGGGAACATCTGGCGATCGGCGCATTGGGATACGTGGTCATGGTCGATAGTTGTCGTCCGGCGCACTTTGCCGAAACGCAGCGCCTGATGGCGCGCTTTGCAGAAATCACCGATGCGCCGTTTGTGGTGGCAGCGAATAAGCAGGATGATGAAGCAGCGTTGCCGCCTGCATATGTGAGAAGACGCCTGGGCGTGCCGCCTGAGGCGCCGGTGCTGCCCTGCGTGGCGCGTGATCGCGAAAGTGTCAAGCGTGTGCTGCTGAGTTTGTTACACCTGATTGCGGCGCAGGTCTGCGATTAG
- a CDS encoding SPFH domain-containing protein produces MASKGIFGRNDQSARYAAASLVLGLMFVSLVVIYLTVPQNDTVTLLCVVIMAVSLLIALNGDWNEIGMMAAFAALTSLMASYFLGRDVLGDTGGVLFPLVWIGVLLYVFRWISSHTVVVPEDHAIMVARFYSGSLYRLQPPLAPPLIPLLERRVATIPLYELSHDVKVAKINTGGSHSIDEVEVHLRYRVKNPEFALANIPNRGQIQNDVAREMGRDLERARLDVAFWEKLLARQLTHEVDDIVREVIFAETKSATDAYQKRHHISREVLRRLNELTQRWGVVVTRVDIDYFSVPEDRFRSPDPDGPVKQEVKRILETSKAEAQAEAERIRNIVRVLREEGIEISPEIIGALLIPEWTGEIEALPPPATMQPSSNKPGNGGAKPGNATRQ; encoded by the coding sequence ATGGCATCGAAGGGCATCTTTGGGCGAAACGATCAGTCGGCGCGGTATGCTGCGGCTTCGCTTGTGTTGGGATTGATGTTCGTATCGCTGGTGGTCATTTACCTGACCGTGCCCCAAAACGACACGGTGACGTTGCTCTGCGTCGTCATCATGGCGGTCAGCCTGCTCATCGCGCTGAACGGCGACTGGAACGAGATCGGTATGATGGCGGCGTTTGCAGCATTGACGTCGCTGATGGCATCCTATTTCTTAGGGCGCGATGTGCTCGGCGATACCGGCGGCGTTTTGTTTCCACTCGTGTGGATTGGAGTATTACTCTATGTCTTTCGCTGGATCTCGAGCCACACCGTTGTGGTGCCGGAAGATCATGCGATTATGGTGGCGCGGTTCTACAGCGGTTCGCTCTACCGCCTCCAGCCGCCGCTGGCGCCGCCGCTCATCCCGTTGCTGGAGCGACGGGTTGCAACCATTCCACTCTATGAGTTGAGCCACGACGTAAAGGTCGCCAAAATCAATACGGGCGGATCGCACAGCATCGATGAGGTGGAAGTGCATCTGCGCTATCGGGTAAAGAACCCGGAGTTTGCGCTGGCAAACATTCCGAACCGCGGGCAAATCCAGAACGATGTCGCGCGCGAGATGGGGCGCGATCTCGAACGGGCACGCCTCGATGTGGCGTTCTGGGAGAAACTGCTGGCGCGCCAGTTGACCCACGAGGTCGATGATATTGTCCGCGAAGTGATCTTCGCTGAGACAAAAAGCGCAACCGACGCTTATCAGAAACGACACCATATCTCGCGTGAGGTTCTGCGTCGCCTGAACGAACTGACCCAACGATGGGGTGTCGTGGTCACGCGGGTTGATATCGATTATTTCAGCGTGCCGGAAGATCGTTTTCGCTCGCCCGACCCTGATGGTCCGGTCAAACAGGAAGTCAAGCGTATTCTGGAGACGAGTAAAGCGGAAGCGCAGGCGGAAGCCGAACGCATCCGCAATATTGTGCGCGTGTTGCGGGAGGAAGGCATCGAGATTTCGCCCGAAATCATTGGAGCGCTGTTGATCCCGGAGTGGACCGGCGAGATCGAAGCATTGCCGCCGCCTGCTACCATGCAACCTTCAAGCAACAAGCCCGGCAACGGAGGAGCGAAACCCGGCAATGCAACCAGACAATGA
- a CDS encoding DUF4388 domain-containing protein yields MALEGTLQDMSLSDLFQVFRMGPKTGVLFLAYHNLRAIVYVAAGDLIDAAVVRLPDRAIIAAQDEAVIHILLWDDATFVFRHNASVMRRPVRMRHDAEHLVLESIKRRDDPRFLLPYHHITPDTPLQLSSLTPGRESKVSLSVCQWRILSQVPHCSRIRAISEALGLPLDQVTRTCLELMAIGLIEVAPARHHERRSSHWRDQSVIETDEREGAWHAAALARANAASDAGARPLPVRRSLIDAVMRRVRGL; encoded by the coding sequence ATGGCGCTCGAAGGCACACTCCAGGATATGTCGTTGAGCGACCTGTTTCAGGTCTTTCGGATGGGACCAAAAACAGGCGTGCTGTTCCTGGCGTATCACAATTTACGCGCCATTGTGTATGTTGCCGCCGGAGATCTGATCGACGCCGCCGTTGTGCGACTCCCGGATCGCGCGATTATCGCCGCGCAGGACGAAGCAGTTATTCACATATTGCTCTGGGACGACGCGACGTTTGTCTTTCGTCACAACGCATCGGTGATGCGCCGTCCGGTGCGTATGCGTCACGATGCAGAGCATCTGGTGCTGGAGAGCATTAAGCGCCGTGACGATCCGCGATTTTTGTTGCCGTATCACCACATTACGCCCGATACACCTCTGCAACTGTCATCATTGACGCCGGGACGCGAAAGCAAGGTGAGTTTGAGCGTGTGCCAGTGGCGTATTCTGAGTCAGGTACCGCACTGCTCCAGGATTCGCGCTATCAGCGAGGCGCTTGGCTTGCCTCTCGACCAGGTGACCCGGACGTGCCTGGAGTTGATGGCAATTGGCTTAATTGAAGTCGCCCCCGCGCGACACCACGAGCGACGCTCCTCCCATTGGCGCGATCAGTCTGTGATCGAGACCGATGAGCGCGAGGGCGCGTGGCATGCGGCGGCGCTGGCGCGCGCGAATGCCGCTTCCGACGCTGGTGCGCGTCCATTGCCGGTCAGACGCAGTTTGATCGATGCCGTGATGCGCCGTGTGCGCGGGTTGTGA
- the fmt gene encoding methionyl-tRNA formyltransferase, which produces MRIVFLGSPTFAVLPLERLVADSRYQVVGVVTQPDRPAGRGKMPVATPVKQAALRLGLPVLTPETLRDPAAVADLADLRPDVGVVAAYGEILRRDVLAIPPLGYVNIHPSLLPLYRGPSPVAGAILNGDAETGVTIMVIEAKMDAGPILAQRVVPLPPDARTGSLTRELFAIGADMLLETLDAYATGAITPHPQDHARATFTKLLSREDGIIDWSQPALRIERMTRAYDPWPGATTTWRGAPLKIIAARVRSDRHSDAPPGTLLDTAEGLAVATGDGLLVLETVQPAGKRPLPAADWRRGVRLTGGERLGG; this is translated from the coding sequence TTGCGGATCGTGTTTCTCGGCAGTCCAACGTTCGCGGTCCTTCCACTGGAGCGTCTGGTCGCCGACTCCAGGTATCAGGTGGTGGGTGTCGTCACGCAGCCGGATCGTCCGGCAGGTCGCGGGAAGATGCCCGTTGCGACGCCGGTCAAACAGGCGGCGCTGCGCCTGGGATTGCCGGTGCTCACCCCTGAGACGTTGCGCGATCCTGCGGCTGTCGCAGATCTGGCGGATCTGCGCCCCGATGTCGGGGTCGTCGCAGCATATGGCGAAATCCTGCGCCGCGATGTGCTCGCCATTCCACCGCTGGGGTATGTCAATATCCATCCGTCGCTCCTGCCGCTCTACCGCGGTCCCTCGCCTGTTGCCGGCGCGATCCTCAACGGCGATGCGGAAACCGGTGTGACCATTATGGTGATTGAGGCGAAAATGGACGCCGGACCCATCCTGGCGCAGCGTGTTGTTCCGCTCCCTCCCGATGCGCGCACCGGTTCGCTCACGCGCGAATTGTTCGCTATTGGCGCCGATATGCTGCTCGAAACGCTGGATGCTTATGCCACTGGCGCCATCACGCCGCACCCGCAGGACCATGCCCGCGCGACATTTACGAAACTGCTTTCGCGTGAGGATGGGATTATCGATTGGTCGCAACCCGCGCTTCGGATCGAACGAATGACGCGCGCCTACGATCCGTGGCCCGGCGCGACCACCACCTGGCGCGGTGCGCCGCTCAAAATCATTGCTGCGCGTGTCCGATCCGACCGGCACAGCGATGCGCCTCCCGGCACGTTGCTGGATACGGCGGAGGGTCTCGCTGTGGCAACTGGCGATGGTCTGCTTGTGCTCGAAACCGTGCAGCCTGCCGGCAAACGCCCACTCCCCGCTGCGGACTGGCGCCGCGGTGTACGCTTGACCGGCGGGGAACGGTTGGGTGGTTAG